From Haemorhous mexicanus isolate bHaeMex1 chromosome 1, bHaeMex1.pri, whole genome shotgun sequence, one genomic window encodes:
- the GATAD1 gene encoding GATA zinc finger domain-containing protein 1 isoform X2 — MPLGLKPTCSVCRSTSSSMWKKGGQGEILCNNCTARSAPPPPASFATTSAAAAQHSNGGGGGGGGGGGKQSKQEIHRRSARLRNTKYKSAPAAEKKVSTKGKGRRHIFKLKNGVYYQIGDVVSVVDEQDGRTYYAQIRGFIQDQYCEKSAALTWLIPTQASPKDCFDPASYIIGPEEDLPRKMEYLEFVCHAPSEYFKSRSSPFPTVPTRPEKGYIWTHVGPTPAISIKETVANNL; from the exons ATGCCGCTGGGGCTGAAGCCCACCTGCAGCGTGTGCCGCAGCACGTCCTCCTCCATGTGGAAGAAGGGCGGGCAGGGCGAGATCCTGTGCAACAACTGCACGGCCCGCtcggcgccgccgccccccgcctcCTTCGCCACCACCTCGGCGGCCGCCGCCCAGCACAGcaacggcggcggcggcggcggcggaggcggcggcgggaaGCAG AGCAAGCAGGAGATCCATCGCCGCTCCGCGCGGCTCAGGAACACCAAGTACAAGTCTGCGCCCGCCGCGGAGAAGAAGGTTTCCACGAAGGGCAAGGGCAGGAGGCACATCTTCAAGCTGAAAAAC GGTGTGTACTACCAAATTGGAGATGTTGTTTCGGTGGTTGATGAGCAGGATGGAAGAACATACTACGCTCAGATCCGTGGGTTTATTCAGGACCAATACTGTGAAAAGAGTGCTGCACTAACCTGGCTCATTCCTACACAAGCCAGCCCCAAAGACTGTTTTGACCCAGCATCCTATATCATAG gaCCAGAAGAAGATCTCCCaagaaaaatggaatatttaGAATTTGTTTGTCACGCACCTTCGGAATATTTCAAATCTCGATCATCCCCCTTTCCTACTGTTCCTACAAGGCCAGAGAAGGGCTATATATGGACTCATGTGGGACCTACTCCTGCAATCTCCATTAAAGAAACTGTagcaaataatttataa
- the GATAD1 gene encoding GATA zinc finger domain-containing protein 1 isoform X1, translated as MPLGLKPTCSVCRSTSSSMWKKGGQGEILCNNCTARSAPPPPASFATTSAAAAQHSNGGGGGGGGGGGKQSKQEIHRRSARLRNTKYKSAPAAEKKVSTKGKGRRHIFKLKNPIKAPESVSTIITADSIFYKGVYYQIGDVVSVVDEQDGRTYYAQIRGFIQDQYCEKSAALTWLIPTQASPKDCFDPASYIIGPEEDLPRKMEYLEFVCHAPSEYFKSRSSPFPTVPTRPEKGYIWTHVGPTPAISIKETVANNL; from the exons ATGCCGCTGGGGCTGAAGCCCACCTGCAGCGTGTGCCGCAGCACGTCCTCCTCCATGTGGAAGAAGGGCGGGCAGGGCGAGATCCTGTGCAACAACTGCACGGCCCGCtcggcgccgccgccccccgcctcCTTCGCCACCACCTCGGCGGCCGCCGCCCAGCACAGcaacggcggcggcggcggcggcggaggcggcggcgggaaGCAG AGCAAGCAGGAGATCCATCGCCGCTCCGCGCGGCTCAGGAACACCAAGTACAAGTCTGCGCCCGCCGCGGAGAAGAAGGTTTCCACGAAGGGCAAGGGCAGGAGGCACATCTTCAAGCTGAAAAAC CCTATCAAGGCTCCTGAGTCCGTATCCACTATAATTACAGCAGACTCAATCTTTTATAAG GGTGTGTACTACCAAATTGGAGATGTTGTTTCGGTGGTTGATGAGCAGGATGGAAGAACATACTACGCTCAGATCCGTGGGTTTATTCAGGACCAATACTGTGAAAAGAGTGCTGCACTAACCTGGCTCATTCCTACACAAGCCAGCCCCAAAGACTGTTTTGACCCAGCATCCTATATCATAG gaCCAGAAGAAGATCTCCCaagaaaaatggaatatttaGAATTTGTTTGTCACGCACCTTCGGAATATTTCAAATCTCGATCATCCCCCTTTCCTACTGTTCCTACAAGGCCAGAGAAGGGCTATATATGGACTCATGTGGGACCTACTCCTGCAATCTCCATTAAAGAAACTGTagcaaataatttataa